One Nitrosomonas sp. PY1 DNA window includes the following coding sequences:
- a CDS encoding peroxidase family protein, whose translation MAKLNRADLDFLLQQILISESDSAAQLVGNFDTLPILVGSPLLPNGLRNVNGTYNNLITGQSLYGAADQVFPRLLTPSFKNGEEVPVGFGFNPNQPEGSSTFYSQTSGLVFDSKPRLASNLIADQTDNNPAAVAAAAQTNGSELVNGVRMDGTPFQTHFIPNVTPNAGADAPYNSWFTLFGQFFDHGLDLVNKGQSGTIFVPLQPDDPLYNPTPGAANFMAVTRATNLPGADGIVGDDPSTLGIDESADDIHQQINQTTPYVDQNQTYTSHPSHQVFLREYELKEGKPVATGRLIENSATGDGLATWADIKTQAHQLLGINLTDADVTNLPLILTDSYGKFIPGANGFAQMIVGVGTDGIANTPDDNLVEGDPLANGGLGVDIPVNVIRTGHAFLDDIAHNATPRSSNGTMKTADTDNIINTTPVTSGEYDDELLNAHFITGDGRGNENIGLTAVHTVFHAEHNRTVQNIKDQVTASGDSAFIAQWKFPDGSWNGERLFQAAKFSTEMQYQHLVFEEFARRVQPNVDAFAGYNSTIDPAIMAEFAHVVYRFGHSMLTETVDRTNLDGTLNNNDIGLVQAFLNPVEFGADYANNFDAAAAVVNGMTRQVGNEIDEFVTEALRNNLVGLPLDLAAINITRGRDTGIPSLNEARRMFYEDTGHNSALLPYDSWADFQQGLRHPESLVNFIAVYGQHPSILNAITMSDKRAAADLLVNGGDDAPIDRDDFMNGTGNWANLPSGATITGLDDVDFWIGGMAEEQAPFGGLLGSTFNFVFETQMEKLQDADRFYYLDRVAGLNFLTELEQNSFAEMIMNNLPGAKHLPGNVFSTPTYTFEAANVGASGPILNDPGTAYNETSLLVRDNTLGGLTIRYNGQGHVVMGGTSGNDRMRSDAGSDTLWGDGGDDRLEGGVDNDFLFGGSGNDIITDASGDDTIKGGDGHDVINAGPGLNIIFGGSGQDFVITGNDASELFAGEGNDFIFGNIANGIVMGNEGSDWIENGGAGAQVGDNNDPFGRDPIRGNDVFIGGGNADGFVGEGGDDIMNGMLGANRSDGGSGFDWASSDGKNTAANIDLALAILPGPFVPTTDRFNFVEAASGWNFNDTILGDDLTATELTLIDPISGQNNALDNANNPTGGGHSAADRIAQINGLSTILGGATVFNSGNILLGGGGSDLIQGRAGDDIIDGDAWLNVRISVRDKLNPNTEIASFENMTTTLKSAMQKGTYSPDQLKIVREIKYTAAPTDIDTAVYQDLFSSYILTFSNSSPGTIFIDHTIIPNGGGGARDDGSDTLRNIERIQFLDKTAYIGTFADDNLVGTANDDVLYGLAGNDTLNGLGGLDILIGGNGNDKYIIDTATDTITETTGGGIDDTVESSVTYTLGLNLENLTLTGNGAINGTGNATNNILIGNNNNNTLSGLAGNDTLEGGGGIDILIGGAGNDIYVVDTNTDTITEALNSGVDTVQSSATLTLTSNIERLALTGTNAINGTGNGLSNLITGNSANNTLDGSTGNDTLIGGEGNDILVGGGGVDSLTGGNGNDSFRYSIVSESLPSGKDTIADFQSGSDVIDLFTIDANSGIAGNQAFVFIGSAAFTAAAQIRYSNGLLEANVNGVLTADFQVQLTGTPALVASDIVL comes from the coding sequence ATGGCAAAGCTTAATAGAGCAGACCTTGATTTTCTATTACAACAAATTCTTATTTCCGAAAGTGATTCAGCTGCGCAATTAGTGGGTAATTTCGACACACTTCCTATACTGGTCGGGAGTCCATTGTTACCGAATGGCTTAAGAAATGTAAATGGCACCTATAATAATCTGATAACGGGACAATCTTTGTATGGAGCAGCTGATCAAGTTTTTCCCCGTTTGTTGACACCGTCATTTAAAAACGGTGAGGAAGTCCCCGTAGGCTTCGGCTTCAATCCGAATCAACCCGAAGGTAGTTCAACTTTTTATTCACAAACCAGCGGCTTAGTATTTGATTCTAAACCACGCTTGGCAAGCAATTTGATAGCTGACCAAACAGACAACAATCCTGCAGCGGTAGCTGCTGCGGCACAAACAAACGGTTCGGAATTGGTAAATGGTGTCCGCATGGATGGCACACCTTTTCAAACCCATTTTATTCCAAATGTAACTCCCAATGCCGGAGCAGATGCCCCCTATAATTCCTGGTTTACCTTATTTGGACAATTCTTCGATCACGGCTTGGATCTGGTAAATAAAGGTCAGAGCGGAACAATATTTGTACCTTTGCAACCTGACGATCCACTTTATAATCCGACCCCTGGAGCAGCCAATTTTATGGCTGTGACGCGTGCAACTAATTTGCCAGGTGCTGATGGTATTGTTGGAGATGATCCTTCAACGCTGGGCATCGACGAAAGTGCCGATGATATTCATCAACAAATCAACCAAACAACGCCTTACGTCGATCAAAACCAAACATATACTTCACACCCTTCGCATCAAGTGTTTTTACGAGAGTATGAGCTGAAGGAAGGTAAGCCTGTTGCAACAGGACGATTGATTGAGAATAGTGCGACTGGAGATGGACTTGCTACTTGGGCAGATATTAAGACGCAAGCACACCAATTGTTAGGAATTAATCTTACCGATGCAGATGTAACCAATCTGCCATTAATCCTAACCGACAGTTATGGCAAATTTATTCCGGGTGCCAATGGTTTCGCGCAAATGATCGTCGGCGTCGGAACAGACGGTATCGCAAATACACCTGATGATAATTTGGTTGAAGGCGATCCTTTGGCTAATGGCGGATTGGGGGTTGATATACCAGTCAATGTGATTCGTACCGGACATGCATTCTTGGACGATATCGCTCATAACGCCACGCCGCGTAGCAGCAATGGCACAATGAAAACCGCTGATACGGACAACATTATTAATACCACCCCAGTTACATCGGGCGAATACGATGATGAATTACTAAATGCTCATTTTATTACGGGTGATGGACGTGGTAATGAAAACATCGGCCTGACGGCGGTTCATACGGTATTCCATGCGGAGCATAATCGGACTGTTCAGAACATCAAAGACCAGGTCACCGCAAGCGGTGATAGCGCATTTATTGCACAATGGAAATTTCCGGATGGTTCATGGAATGGTGAGCGCTTGTTCCAAGCGGCAAAATTTTCCACGGAAATGCAGTACCAACATTTGGTATTTGAAGAGTTTGCGCGCCGTGTTCAGCCTAACGTTGATGCATTTGCCGGTTATAACAGCACGATAGATCCTGCCATCATGGCTGAGTTCGCGCATGTGGTATATCGCTTCGGTCATTCAATGCTGACTGAAACGGTTGACCGAACCAATTTGGACGGTACGCTGAACAATAATGACATTGGATTGGTACAAGCATTTCTTAATCCAGTTGAATTTGGTGCAGACTATGCCAATAATTTTGATGCAGCGGCAGCAGTAGTTAATGGTATGACGCGACAAGTCGGAAATGAAATCGACGAATTTGTAACAGAAGCATTGCGTAACAATTTGGTCGGATTACCACTTGACTTGGCTGCCATTAACATCACACGCGGCCGCGATACAGGCATTCCATCGCTAAATGAAGCCCGGCGTATGTTTTATGAAGATACCGGTCATAACAGCGCTTTATTGCCTTATGACAGTTGGGCTGATTTTCAGCAAGGATTGAGACATCCGGAATCTCTGGTGAATTTTATTGCTGTGTATGGCCAGCATCCATCTATCCTGAATGCAATAACCATGAGTGATAAACGAGCTGCGGCAGATTTATTAGTTAATGGTGGAGATGACGCTCCAATTGATCGTGATGATTTCATGAATGGTACGGGTAATTGGGCCAATTTACCATCAGGCGCTACAATCACTGGCCTTGATGATGTAGATTTCTGGATTGGCGGTATGGCCGAAGAGCAAGCACCATTCGGTGGCTTGTTAGGATCTACATTTAATTTCGTATTTGAAACACAAATGGAGAAATTACAAGATGCGGACCGATTCTACTATCTTGATCGAGTAGCCGGTTTAAATTTCTTGACCGAATTGGAACAAAATTCCTTCGCGGAAATGATTATGAACAACCTGCCTGGTGCAAAACATTTACCTGGCAATGTGTTTTCAACACCTACTTATACATTCGAAGCAGCTAATGTTGGAGCAAGTGGCCCCATTTTGAATGATCCTGGTACTGCTTATAATGAAACCTCGTTGCTGGTTCGAGACAATACTTTAGGCGGGCTAACCATTCGCTACAATGGTCAAGGACATGTTGTCATGGGAGGTACTTCTGGTAATGACAGAATGCGCTCCGATGCGGGTTCAGACACTCTCTGGGGAGACGGTGGGGACGATAGATTGGAAGGCGGCGTCGATAACGATTTTCTATTTGGTGGTAGCGGCAATGACATCATTACCGACGCTTCCGGTGACGACACCATCAAGGGTGGAGATGGTCATGATGTGATTAATGCCGGTCCTGGTCTTAATATTATTTTCGGAGGATCAGGACAAGATTTTGTCATTACCGGTAACGATGCCTCAGAGCTTTTTGCGGGCGAAGGCAATGATTTCATTTTTGGTAATATCGCTAATGGAATCGTAATGGGTAACGAAGGTAGCGATTGGATTGAGAATGGCGGCGCAGGTGCTCAGGTAGGCGATAATAACGATCCTTTCGGACGGGATCCGATTCGTGGGAATGATGTGTTTATTGGAGGCGGCAATGCCGATGGATTCGTCGGGGAAGGTGGTGACGACATTATGAATGGCATGCTTGGCGCCAATCGGAGTGATGGAGGCAGTGGATTTGATTGGGCATCCAGTGATGGTAAGAATACTGCAGCCAATATCGATCTAGCATTGGCTATACTACCGGGCCCTTTTGTTCCGACCACAGATCGTTTCAACTTTGTTGAAGCTGCATCTGGGTGGAATTTTAATGACACGATACTGGGTGATGATTTAACGGCTACAGAATTAACATTGATCGATCCGATATCAGGGCAAAACAATGCATTGGATAACGCAAATAACCCAACTGGTGGCGGACATAGCGCTGCGGACAGAATTGCTCAGATTAATGGATTAAGCACGATCTTGGGAGGAGCAACTGTTTTTAATTCTGGTAATATTTTATTGGGCGGTGGCGGTAGCGATCTGATTCAAGGTCGCGCTGGTGACGATATCATCGATGGTGATGCTTGGTTAAATGTCAGGATCAGCGTTCGTGATAAGCTCAATCCGAATACTGAAATTGCGTCTTTTGAAAATATGACGACCACATTGAAAAGCGCAATGCAGAAAGGGACATATAGCCCCGATCAACTCAAGATTGTGCGTGAGATTAAATACACTGCCGCACCTACGGACATAGATACCGCTGTTTATCAGGATCTTTTCTCCAGTTACATTCTGACGTTTAGTAATAGCTCTCCAGGTACAATTTTTATCGATCACACCATTATACCCAACGGTGGCGGTGGCGCTCGAGATGACGGAAGCGATACATTACGTAACATTGAACGAATACAGTTCCTTGATAAAACAGCCTATATTGGTACATTTGCCGATGATAATCTGGTTGGAACCGCTAATGATGATGTGCTCTATGGCTTAGCAGGTAACGATACACTCAATGGCCTAGGAGGGCTAGATATACTGATCGGTGGTAATGGCAATGACAAATATATCATTGATACTGCAACCGATACGATTACGGAAACTACTGGCGGCGGTATAGACGACACCGTAGAAAGCTCTGTCACGTATACCTTGGGACTAAATCTTGAAAATCTAACTTTGACTGGCAATGGCGCTATCAACGGCACAGGAAACGCTACTAATAATATTCTTATCGGTAACAACAATAATAATACTTTGAGTGGCTTGGCCGGGAATGATACTTTAGAAGGTGGTGGCGGTATTGATATTTTAATAGGAGGTGCAGGTAATGATATCTATGTGGTGGATACCAATACTGACACGATTACTGAGGCTCTCAACTCAGGTGTTGATACCGTACAAAGCTCAGCGACATTAACTTTGACTAGTAATATTGAACGATTAGCGTTAACAGGTACAAATGCAATTAACGGCACGGGCAATGGGCTAAGCAATTTGATCACTGGAAATTCTGCTAATAATACATTGGACGGTTCAACTGGCAACGATACGTTAATCGGTGGCGAAGGAAATGACATACTGGTCGGTGGGGGTGGCGTCGATTCACTGACAGGTGGAAACGGTAACGATAGTTTTAGGTATTCTATTGTCAGTGAATCATTACCAAGCGGAAAAGATACTATTGCAGATTTTCAAAGTGGTTCTGATGTCATTGATCTTTTTACCATTGATGCAAACTCAGGAATTGCAGGCAATCAAGCGTTTGTGTTTATTGGAAGTGCCGCTTTTACAGCAGCCGCTCAAATACGTTATTCGAATGGTCTGTTAGAAGCAAACGTTAATGGAGTACTTACCGCTGATTTCCAAGTTCAATTGACGGGAACACCTGCATTAGTAGCAAGTGATATTGTTTTGTAA
- a CDS encoding histidine kinase gives MNQRSQYRRLVDFELHNQMQLLSNQLQLKQQELEKSRNRYVDLYDHAPVGYLTLDNNGRIFSINLTGASLLKAERHTLIGKIFSDYFANIDKQAFVAYLQKTFSSSRKTSIDLKIGNIDDVLSYVRLESTVISSKNMCRMMMSDISQLKKMINLNHDLLIENRQLMKELFRIQEKERRLLARELHDALGQWLTAIRVENEVILNHTDKKSIIFTSAQAIKECTEKMHQVIRNMLHRLRPILLDTLGLPDALYELKKQWISHNAGTILRFELNGNLSVLGERLNINIFRLIQEGLNNAYKHADASQIDVFLSRETIMDNPIAEFLLLKIKDNGKGFNFQANSTGLGLVGMRERVITLDGRMVIKSAKDLGTEITIRLPFFAKN, from the coding sequence ATGAATCAGCGAAGCCAATATCGCAGACTGGTTGACTTTGAATTGCATAATCAAATGCAATTACTTTCCAATCAACTTCAGCTTAAACAGCAAGAATTGGAAAAGTCTCGTAATCGCTATGTTGATCTTTATGACCATGCACCCGTTGGGTATTTAACACTCGATAATAATGGAAGAATATTTTCAATTAATTTAACCGGAGCATCTCTCCTTAAAGCAGAGCGCCACACTCTTATTGGTAAGATTTTTTCGGACTATTTTGCAAATATTGATAAACAAGCTTTTGTGGCCTATTTACAAAAAACTTTTTCTTCATCAAGAAAAACTTCTATCGATCTAAAAATAGGCAATATTGATGATGTCTTAAGCTATGTGCGACTAGAAAGTACCGTAATTAGTAGCAAAAATATGTGCCGCATGATGATGTCCGATATTAGTCAATTGAAAAAAATGATTAATCTTAATCATGATTTGTTGATTGAGAATCGGCAATTAATGAAGGAATTGTTTCGTATTCAAGAAAAAGAGCGTCGTTTACTGGCTCGTGAACTGCATGATGCTCTAGGCCAATGGCTTACCGCTATTCGCGTCGAAAATGAAGTTATTCTCAATCATACCGATAAAAAATCGATCATTTTTACCAGTGCCCAAGCGATTAAAGAATGCACTGAAAAAATGCATCAAGTCATCCGTAACATGCTACATCGATTACGACCGATATTGCTGGATACGCTTGGGCTGCCTGATGCGCTATATGAGCTTAAAAAACAGTGGATATCACATAACGCCGGCACCATTCTCAGGTTTGAACTCAATGGTAATTTATCAGTACTTGGGGAGAGGCTAAATATTAATATATTTCGCCTTATACAAGAAGGATTAAACAATGCCTATAAGCACGCAGACGCATCACAGATTGACGTATTCTTAAGCCGTGAAACTATTATGGACAATCCAATAGCTGAGTTCCTGCTGCTGAAGATAAAAGACAACGGCAAAGGTTTTAACTTCCAAGCAAACTCGACAGGACTTGGGCTTGTTGGCATGCGTGAGCGCGTCATTACATTGGATGGCAGAATGGTGATCAAAAGCGCTAAAGATCTCGGTACAGAAATTACGATTCGATTACCTTTCTTCGCAAAAAACTAA
- a CDS encoding response regulator transcription factor, whose translation MNKKITILLIDDHPVVRTGYRRLLESNPGMLVIGEADNGESGYQMWQQFTPDVTILDLNMLGICGFETMRRILSYDAMARVLIFSMLNDVTMVYRAIKAGATGFISKQSGIGEMIHAVQQVSLGKTYIESDLATTLAMHATRTENHETLLDVLTNREFQIFKLVAEGYSNTAIAKKISISPKTVSVHQLNLMRKLDLQNTTQLIRMAINYNIIQK comes from the coding sequence ATGAACAAGAAAATCACCATTCTATTGATTGACGATCATCCTGTAGTTCGAACCGGCTATCGTAGATTGTTGGAAAGCAATCCTGGCATGCTTGTCATTGGTGAAGCCGATAATGGCGAAAGTGGTTACCAGATGTGGCAACAGTTTACACCTGACGTTACTATTCTTGATTTAAATATGCTCGGAATTTGTGGTTTTGAAACGATGCGACGTATCTTGAGTTACGATGCTATGGCAAGGGTTTTAATTTTTAGCATGCTAAACGACGTAACCATGGTCTATCGTGCGATAAAAGCAGGGGCTACAGGTTTTATCAGCAAGCAAAGCGGTATTGGAGAAATGATACACGCAGTGCAACAAGTCAGCTTAGGAAAAACCTACATTGAATCAGATTTAGCCACAACACTTGCTATGCATGCAACACGTACAGAAAACCATGAAACACTACTAGATGTTCTTACCAACAGAGAGTTTCAAATATTTAAGTTGGTCGCCGAGGGATACTCTAATACTGCTATCGCTAAAAAAATCTCAATTAGTCCTAAAACAGTCAGTGTTCATCAACTCAATTTAATGCGGAAGTTGGATTTGCAAAATACTACGCAACTTATTCGTATGGCTATTAACTACAATATTATTCAAAAATAG